Proteins co-encoded in one Corylus avellana chromosome ca9, CavTom2PMs-1.0 genomic window:
- the LOC132192254 gene encoding L-type lectin-domain containing receptor kinase IV.1-like, protein MLSKLVFLLTLLISLVASEDTNFTYLGFQSANLSLDGIAEITSTGLLKLTNETKQQKGLAFFPNPITFKNSSNGPVSSFSTTFVFAIFPEYPTLSGHGIAFVMAPTRGLPGALPSQWFGLFNRSNNGNATNHVVAIELDTLRNSEFGDINDNHVGIDINGLKSEKSIAAGYYADNNGGFTNLTLISGRQMQVWVEYDGVEKKIEVTLAPINVGKPKTPLLSLSYDISPVIEDNMYVGFASSTGSILTTHYVLGWSFKVNGLAPELVLSQLPKLPRIGGKPKSKFLTIGLPVIIVSVVSVAISALVYVIRRKRKFEELLEDWELQYGPHRFKYKDLYIATKGFREKELLGTGGFGRVYRGILPTSKIEIAVKKVSHESRQGMKQFVAEIVSIGRLRHRNLVPLLGYCRRKGELFLVYDYMPNRSLDKYLFDQPKVTLSWSQRFRVIKGVASGLFYLHEEWEQVVIHRDVKASNVLLDGELNAKLGDFGLARLYDRGTAPQTTHMVGTLGYLAPEHSRSGKATPGTDVFAFGAFLLEVACGRRPIEPRGATDDVLLLDWVFSHWNRGEILEARDVSLGADYVAEEVELVLKLGLLCSHSEPAARPSMRQVVKFLEGDFPLPELSSLGLCARGLTFAHNKGGSFSDFAMSYPSSRDRFSQSSFAAESLLSGGR, encoded by the coding sequence ATGTTGTCCAAGCTAGTATTCCTTCTGACTCTCCTAATCAGCTTAGTAGCCTCCGAAGATACCAACTTCACCTACCTCGGGTTTCAATCGGCAAATCTAAGCCTTGACGGCATAGCCGAGATCACTTCTACTGGCCTTTTGAAGCTCACTAATGAAACCAAACAGCAAAAGGGTCTTGCTTTCTTCCCCAATCCAATAACTTTCAAGAACTCGTCGAATGGCCCCGTTTCCTCCTTCTCCACGACCTTTGTATTTGCTATCTTTCCTGAATATCCCACTTTGAGCGGTCATGGAATTGCTTTCGTGATGGCTCCCACAAGAGGGCTCCCAGGAGCTCTGCCAAGCCAGTGGTTTGGCCTATTCAATCGTAGCAACAATGGTAATGCCACCAATCATGTTGTCGCCATAGAGCTCGATACCCTCCGGAACAGCGAGTTTGGTGACATCAATGATAACCATGTTGGAATTGATATTAATGGGTTGAAGTCCGAGAAATCAATTGCCGCAGGATATTATGCTGATAACAACGGTGGGTTTACGAACCTGACTCTTATCAGCGGCCGCCAAATGCAAGTTTGGGTGGAATATGACGGTGTCGAGAAGAAAATCGAGGTCACTTTGGCTCCAATTAATGTCGGGAAACCCAAAACTCCGCTCTTGTCTTTGTCCTATGATATTTCACCCGTCATTGAAGACAACATGTATGTTGGCTTCGCGTCCTCAACTGGCTCAATTCTAACAACCCATTATGTTTTGGGTTGGAGCTTTAAGGTGAACGGCCTGGCTCCAGAGCTTGTTCTCTCTCAACTTCCCAAGCTGCCTCGTATAGGAGGTAAACCCAAATCTAAATTTTTAACAATTGGGTTGCCTGTGATTATTGTTAGTGTAGTCTCGGTAGCAATTTCAGCTTTAGTTTATGTCATAAGAAGGAAGAGGAAGTTTGAAGAATTGCTAGAAGACTGGGAGCTTCAATATGGGCCTCACAGATTCAAatacaaagatctttatattGCCACAAAAGGATTTAGAGAGAAAGAGCTGTTGGGCACTGGTGGATTTGGTAGGGTGTATAGAGGTATACTACCTACCTCAAAAATTGAGATTGCAGTGAAGAAGGTCTCCCATGAATCAAGGCAGGGAATGAAACAATTTGTTGCAGAAATTGTAAGCATTGGTCGGCTTCGTCACAGGAATTTAGTTCCACTCTTGGGGTATTGCCGGCGCAAAGGAGAGCTGTTTTTGGTGTATGATTACATGCCTAACCGCAGCCTAGACAAGTACCTCTTCGACCAACCTAAGGTTACCCTGAGCTGGAGCCAAAGATTTCGAGTAATCAAAGGTGTGGCATCGGGGCTGTTTTATCTACACGAAGAATGGGAGCAAGTTGTTATTCATAGAGATGTAAAGGCTAGTAATGTCTTGCTAGATGGTGAATTGAATGCCAAATTAGGAGACTTCGGTCTTGCAAGATTATATGACCGTGGAACTGCTCCTCAAACTACCCATATGGTTGGAACTCTTGGGTATCTTGCGCCGGAGCATAGTCGAAGTGGCAAGGCCACGCCAGGCACCGATGTGTTTGCTTTCGGGGCATTTTTGCTTGAAGTTGCTTGTGGAAGGAGACCAATAGAGCCTAGGGGAGCAACAGATGATGTCCTTTTGCTTGATTGGGTGTTTTCTCATTGGAACCGAGGCGAAATTCTTGAGGCAAGAGATGTGAGTTTGGGTGCAGATTATGTAGCGGAGGAAGTAGAACTGGTTTTGAAACTTGGGTTGCTCTGCTCTCATTCAGAGCCTGCGGCTAGGCCAAGTATGCGCCAAGTTGTGAAGTTCTTGGAGGGTGATTTCCCTCTTCCAGAGCTATCATCGCTTGGCCTTTGTGCTAGGGGCCTAACATTTGCGCATAATAAGGGAGGTAGTTTCAGTGATTTTGCCATGTCTTATCCGTCTTCAAGGGACAGGTTCTCGCAGTCATCTTTTGCTGCAGAGTCGCTTCTTTCTGGAGGTCGCTGA